The Mangifera indica cultivar Alphonso chromosome 19, CATAS_Mindica_2.1, whole genome shotgun sequence nucleotide sequence AGCAAGGCCATACACAGCCCACATTGCTAAAAATTTAAGCAAATTTTGACAATCTATAACTTATGATACATGCACCTCCATAGCCGGCAAACAATTGAATTGGACTTCTAATTGTGCAAAAACAGGCTACTTCAACTCAATTGTGTCATGAACTCTGATTAGTTTGACCGGAATCGTAACCACAGTGCCTAAGGATATTATAAGCAAGGCCACACACAGCCCACATTGCcaaaaaattaagcaaatttTGACAATCTATAACTTATGATACATGCAACTCCCTAGCcaacaaaaaattgatttggaCCTCTAAATTGTGCAAAAACAAGCTACTTCAACTAAATTGTGTCATGAACCCTTGTTAGTTTGCCCAGAATCCTTACCACAGTGCCAaagcataaaaatatttagagtgGGAAAAAGATACACATACAAAAAGTATCCCTAACATGAAAGAAAATGGCACTATCAATTTAAATGGCTCATTAAATTCAACACAATCAAGCTAAGTAAAAGTTATGCTGAAGGAGCCACTTCTTGAGAACATTAACTGCTGATTTTCATCAATCCTCCTTACAGAAACGTAccattaaaagaaaattcacaTTTAAAGTGGTTAAATCAAGAAGAATCCTCTATGCTACAACAGAAAGCACACATTTTCAGGAAAACATCCCTTCCCCATaaaatttcaatcaataaaTTAGTTCATTATAATCATGTTGCAGGCAAAAACTAAGAATTGTTACTTTTTAGTTCAGCCATCATGACAACATATGCCTCTCAGTCTCTTAACTATGGTTGCAAGCTGAATATTGGACTAAAATCACACAAAATGTTCACATggtttatgtataattataccACAACAATGCAGAAAACATCACTAATCAACTCAACAGTAACATTGAATACGTATCTACAAGGGACCTGTAGAATCATACTTCAGTTTTAATTAGGTTCAGCGGGCTTGCACTATAAAGAACTACAcagtttcataaaaaaaataacaacccATATATCGATTATCGATTGCCAGCTAGTTTCAACCAGTCTAAATGAAGAAATCAGATTACACAACAAAATTTACAACttgtttgtgtatatatgaAGCAACAGAGCAGCAAGAGTAAGCATTCAAATACCTATTAACTTGAAGAAGGAAACACATCTTTAACAGCTGAAGCAGCAGTCAAGTAATTAAGCGTGTTCCTTAAAGTTTCCTTCTCTCTCTTAAGCCTGGCCGCTGTATCTTCCAATTCCAGCAACGCTTGTTGCTCTCTGGGCGCACCTTCAAAAGTGCTCCCGACGAAAAACGAAAACGGCGTCGGAAATAGATTCCTCCGCAGATCCACAACCTCTTTTTCAGGCTTCCCGTTTAATCGATTGGATAAACGAATCACATCCTTCATATAACCCTCCACGTCACTGGCCAAGGCGTCCAAGTCTTCCTCGCCAGACGGTCTGTCCTCCAGCCACGTCACCTCCGCAACAAGATATGGCTTCGTACGGACAATACTCGTAACACGGAATCTTTCCTGCCCTTTGCAAATGAGAAAAAACCGATCGTCTACAAGCCGTTCGTGCTTGACGATTTCTCCCACACACCCAACTTCAGCGGTTCCCGAAACAGCGTCGGAGTAGATGACACCGAAGCGGAGGTCGGTTTGGAGGAGGGTGTGCATCATAATGCGATAACGGAACTCGAAGATCTGAAGAGGAAGAATGGCTCCAGGGAAGAGGACAAGTGGAAGCGGGAAGAGCGGGAGCTCAACATCGTCATCAGATTTTGGTGGGTTAGTGTGGTGCTTTTCAGGGAAAGAAGAAGCTAAGCACCGAAGAAAATTAGGTCTTCTACGGCGGTGACAAAGGGTGGAagaagaattagagaaaaaacCGAAAGATTTATTAGGGTTTAATGTGGGGTTAGGGTTTAAAGCAGGTTGGTGGTGAGACTGAGCCGGGAAAGATGAAGAAGTGGGAGAAGGAATGAGTTGGGGTAGAGCCATTACAAATGGGTATTTTCAGATATTCATTTCATAGCCAATATTATAAGTGAAATTCTGATAAAACTGATCAGCCATTGATTGATTTTCGTGTTATTGAGAGAAATCTAGCGGTTCATGAGAAGATGTGGCTGATatggagagaagaagaagagtggGGTTCGAAGATTTTTGCCTGTGGTACTGTAATTTTGCCACGTGGGTGCTGCGTTATCTGGATTCTGGACTCTGGATATTTATTTTCCACGTTGATTTACAATTGTGGTGGTGGCAGTTTCATATGGAGCAAAAAAAAATCTCCCGTTTATTTCATCTTCAAGAGGAAGAGGTCCACTGAAAATGCTTGCAATTTGCACCGAATCAATCTTCTGGTTGTCACACGATGAGTCCTTTTAGGGATTCATTTGAAAGTGCTGTTTTTATACAGAGCTAGGGGTTCGGTTTGATCAAGACGTACGCGAACAGAAGTTACACTAGTTCAAGATCGAGTCATTGGAATTCTTTCCCAgtgaattttctttttggtaaggccaaatgactatttcccacccaaggtgtgctgtaatgacaagttttcaccctttaattatggaaatatcaaatacctactcatgaccagttaaaaataacggtgataagggtaaaatcattattttctccataatattaaaaaataaactaaaatataatctatttttacccccctaaactttgaaaactaaatttttctcccaacctaagttttaaaaaatgacagtttcaccctaaggtttggttttgaaatcttcggctccattgccgatggtctctccctcccgagacatcctctccttctgatgatctttttcctctcatttggagggtcgatcgacgtcggaaactccttgggagacgaagaacttcgtcaagGAAGACGAAGTGATGAAGACGAAGTCGTCGTctaacatataataattttataaatataggtGTGAAAGTGTTTGGTGGCTACTAGTTCAACAATAATGCTCAGATGCACAAGCGAATTCTTGTTTATACGATATCAAGGTCAATATTGTTTataacacaatttattataattaatgcttaaaataaaatattcttaaaaattggATTACATATTTAAACTAATCATTTTGAATACAAACCTTTTCTTTATGTGCTTGTTGTATACTTGCATTCAAGTCAGTCCTCCCAATCTCTACCTCCTCTATCTCATAAAGAATTTTGGGTAACTTCGGTGTGCTTAAGATCCCTTTAGAGAAAATCTTCATATTGGGGCATCCTTTTATAATTAACTCTTTCAatttcccagacgaagacgacagcTTCGTCTCCTAAGGCATCTCCGACGCCGATCggccctccaaatgggaggaaagagattgccgaaagaaaatgatgcttcgggagggagaggtcgtcgacaaTGGAGTCGGAGAgatcgtcggagatttcaaaaccaaaccctagggtgaaactgccattttttaaaacttaggctgagggaaaattttagtttttaaagtttaagggggcaaaaaaagataaaattttcaggcattagggttctgttaaatttaaccggtcaaggatgggtatttggtatttccatagttaaagggtagaaacttgtcattacagcataccttgggtgggaaatagtcgtttggccttttggtaaagataaatttaaactaaaccaaactcaaatataggtaaactttgatttaaatttgaaatagtttaaatttgttcaaattgatTACAAATATCaccaaaatacataataaaataaagggaaaaagactatttcccaccctacttttgatgcgttcttaGAATGCCACcaacggcagatgaaaatccacttttcccacccatgaccaaactaccgtctaatttttcagttagggacaggggcaaaatcgtcatttttcttttaaaactttaaaatttcactgttttccccctccaggttttaaaaattaataactaacccatcctcaaagtttgaaaagtttaatttcacccctaaggtttgcttccttctccggccaccaccgacggcatACTCAGTCGACCGATCTCTCATctcgactacaaaggacgacccttcgtagcccagatctggacgatgaagcCTCGTCCAGATTTAGAAGAACAGATGAAGGACGATgcttcatcgtccttcgtcgtcgtGTCTGGACGACGTGACGAGTGACGAAGGACAACGAAatgtcgtccttcgtcgtctgggtagacctcttcgtcgcaccaccgtgcgacgaagagatggTCGCATGGTACGACGAAGAGACGTCtttgtctcttcatcgcaccacccccgtcgcaccaggagaaggaggaggtcggtgACGACGTCAGGAGATAAATTGAAGAATAGGGGTGAAActactagttttgaaagttatggggggcggctgcattttgaaaaatatggaaaccctaggtttgggggtgaaaatgttagttttcaaagtttaaaaactttaggtaaggtgaaatgttagtttctaaaacctaaggggggtgaatggtaaaatcCTCACGTCAATTTTGGGACAAATTTGACAGATTAAATTGAGaggtatttttatcatttcatctaacaagggtaaaatgtacattttacccttatccatATTAACAGCTCATGAGTGGAAAAAGTAGATTTCCATCTGCCGTGGGTGACATTTTAAAAACGCATCAAAAATTGAGTGAGAAATAATCCTTCtccctaaaataaaatattattgatcaaataaataatattattagaatttttaaaaatattgtcaagaaaaattcaaaccaaactaaaattttaaattgattttagtTTGAATCAAGCCAAATATTGAGCTAATCCAAACTAGCTTAGTTCGAATCTAATTCTATTatcttgattcttttttttattgttagacAACTTTCCGACAACTTTTCGACTAACCCATTGAAGCTCAAACTCAGTACAAATTCACCCTACAAAGGGCAATTCAACCATACAACGCAATTAAGGCTCTTTTTAACAATGTAAAATCCACA carries:
- the LOC123202834 gene encoding lon protease 2-like; this encodes MALPQLIPSPTSSSFPAQSHHQPALNPNPTLNPNKSFGFFSNSSSTLCHRRRRPNFLRCLASSFPEKHHTNPPKSDDDVELPLFPLPLVLFPGAILPLQIFEFRYRIMMHTLLQTDLRFGVIYSDAVSGTAEVGCVGEIVKHERLVDDRFFLICKGQERFRVTSIVRTKPYLVAEVTWLEDRPSGEEDLDALASDVEGYMKDVIRLSNRLNGKPEKEVVDLRRNLFPTPFSFFVGSTFEGAPREQQALLELEDTAARLKREKETLRNTLNYLTAASAVKDVFPSSS